AACGCAGCGGTGCAAAAACCGAAGTATTAGGTTTTTCTACGAATGCCTGGAATGGCGGCAAACCTTATAGACGTTGGATGTCTAAAGGGCGTAAAAAACACCCAGGACGACTAAACGAGATCGATCACCGGATTTTCAAGGATGCCGACACATCCTGGCGTCATGCGAACCGCTCCATCATGGGCCTTCTGAAGCTTGATCTTTATCGCGAAGGGATAGATGGTGAGGCCGTCCATTGGGCTTGTCAACGACTGCTTAGCCAACCCAGCCAACGAAAACTACTGTATGTCATTTCAGATGGTTGTCCCATTGATAGTGCAACAAATCTTGCGAATGATGACTTTTACTTAGACAACCACTTACAGCACGTTCTATCCCAATATGCAAAACAGGGAGTCGAAATTTGTGGGTTAGGGATTAATTTAGATCTAAGTCAGCTTTACCCTCAGTACCTGATTGCCGATTTACACAAAGGACTAGATAACCATTTTCTCGATGATTTTATATTTAGCCTTCGTATGAAACGGCGTTAATTATTCTCATCCAACTGCGCTTCAATTTTCATTAATGCCTGCGCTGCACGTTGTAGCGCAGGTAAAGAAGCGAGCGCCTTTTCTGCCGTCATACGCATAATAGGAGCTTGTGTGGCTACAGCCATGTTGGATCGGCTGCCATTCGCCCTAGGCACCAATACGGCTACACAGAACAAACCTGGTAAAAACTCCTCATTATCAAAGGCGTAGCCCTGCTCTTTGACCTTTTCAATCTCTTTCTCTAGCTCGTCAAGGGTTTGAATGGTGTTTTTGGTATAGATTTCAAAAGGTACGTTTTCTAACAATCTACGTCGTTGAGCAGGTGTCATTTGTGCCAATAATACTTTGCCACTCGCAGAACAATGCACAGGCACTTTAGAGCCGGGACGCAAATAAAAACGCAAAGGGGCTTCGGTTTCGACTCGATCCAAATACAGCACCTCGTTGCCCGACAAGCCTGTTAAGTTGCAACTTTCACCCAACTCATTACCTAAAGCGCGCAACACAGCATGACGCGCCCCATATTTAGTGTCATTAAACAACAAATCCTCAGCTAAGCGACGTAGACGCCCACCCACGCAGTAATGCCGTCCATCCGTGTCTCTAGTCAACATATTTGAGCTTTCTAGCTGCTGCAACATACGATGCACGGTGGGTTTAGGTAGATCAGTACTATCCACTAAATCCTGTAAAGAGAACTGCTTGTCTTGGGATGCAATTAATTCTAAGAGGCTAAAAAGGCGCATTGTTGGTGTATCACCAGCAATTTTTATCGATCCTTGGATAGCCAAGTTTTGGTTTTCACTCATTCACTTCACCAATAAATTCATTATTTAGAACACATAATACCAAAAAAGATGGCAAATCATTGACCGCCTGTCAAATTATCGTTAAATTTAACTAACAACAATAAACGAAACAAAATATACCAATAATCGAGACACTGCGAGACATGAAACTACTTGAACAACTTATCCAATCGGCCAAGCAAGCACCTAGTCGCATTGTAGTCTGCGAGGCAGATGACCCACGCATATTACAAGCCGCTTATGATGCCCATCACCAAGGTATCGCAAAAATGATACTCGTAGGTGATAAAACACGCATTGAAGACACTGCCACACAACTGCAAATCAATCTATCCGACCTTGTTCTAGAAGACCCACAACTCTCATCAAAAGCAGATATATTGTGCGAGGCCTTAGTCAAGCAACGAGCGCATAAAGGCATGACGGAGGACAAAGCCAGAACAGCCTTACTAGATCCTCTTTGTTTTGCCTCTATGTTAGTCCATTGCAACTACGCTGACGGCTCTGTTGCTGGGGCCGTCTACAGCACAGCCGATGTTGTACGTAGCGCTCTGCAGATTATAGGTAAATCCCCTGATGCCGATTTAGTTTCAAGCTTTTTCTTGATGCTTCTTAACCAACCCCATCACCCAGTGCAAAAGGGGGTCATCTTTAGTGACTGCGGTTTAGTCATTAACCCATCCGAAGAAGAGCTTGCCGCCATCGCTATTGCCGCTACCCAGAGCGCTAACATTTTATTACAAACTGAGCCCCGCGTCGCCATGTTGAGTTTTTCAACGGCAGGGAGTGCAAATCACCCTGCTGTCACTAAAGTCACCAGGGCAGCACAACGCGTTAAAGCAGCACTACCTCATTTAGCGATCGATGAAGATGTTCAATTTGATGCCGCAATTATTCCTACGATTGCAGCTAAAAAGATAAAGAACTCCTCGGTCAATGGAGCCGCGAATGTCTTTATATTCCCTAACCTAGAAGCGGGCAATATTGGTTATAAGATTGCCGAACGCCTAGGAGGAGCGGTAGCAATTGGACCTTTATTACAAGGCTTGGCTAAGCCAGCCAATGACTTATCTAGAGGCTGTAGCACACAGGATATTTTTTACGTCATTACTGTAACGTCTTTACAAGCTCAAAATAGGACGGATTTATGACCTTTGTCACGGTTAGTCTATTACTTCTCGTCATTGCTCTTGGCACTTACTTTCAAACCGTGACGGGTTTCGGCCTAGCCATGATCGTCATCGGCATCAGCAGTGGTGCCGAACTCACTAGCGTCCCCTTCATTGCAACAGTAGTTAGCTTAATTAGCTTAGTCAATAGTGCTGTCGCCCTACCCAAACATTTACACCATATTGATTGGCGTATAGCCAATACAACCTTATTGGGTATTGTGCCATCTAGCATCATTGGCGTGGTGCTCTTAAATTTCTTAAATACACAAGCCACGAGCATTCTGGAATTTTTATTAGGCGCCGTTATCGTTTATAGCGGGATTAGCTTTGCCTTACGCCCTAAGCAGCGAGACACAGAGTCCAGTTTAAAGTCCTTTTTTATTGTTGGCTTTATTTCTGGTCTTTGTGGTGGCTTATTTGGTATGCCTGGACCGCCCGTTATTTTTCACCTCTACAGACAACCACTCGCCATGCCTGTTATTCGTAATATGCTTTTGCTGATGTTTGCCTGTACCGCTTTTTCTCGCACTTTCTACGAAGTTATTACAGTAGGACTGTCTAAAGACACACTGGTTATTTCTGCCATTGCTGTGCCATGTGTGGCCATCGTAACGCTATTAGCACAACGATACCCGCCCCCCATTAGTGCTACATCAATGCGCCGTATCACCTTTGTCACCTTAGTTATTATTGGCTTAGGACTGGTTATAGGTAGCTTAAAAGACCTAGGATTCTCGTTTTAAAGCCCCTCTTTGCCCTCTAAACTTCCTTACTGGGGAAAATCCTAATATAAACAACGCATCAATAGGTTGCTAATCCCAGCCACTCAATTTCGCTAATACCTAGTGTAAGACTGGCAATACAAAAAATGGCTCGCTCCTTAATCTGGAGCGAGCCATTTTTATGACCATCAAAGATAATTAACCTACCAAGCCCCGCTATATTGCTGAACGGCTAAACTGGTCAACGTCACGGCTACCCAGACGCCTAAACCTAGCACCACAGGTTGCCACCCTGCTTTTGCCATCACTCGCATATTGCTTGAAAGCCCAATCGCGGCCAAAGCCAACACCATTAGAAACTTAGCTAAGAACTGCAATACACTTAATAGCTCTGCAGGTAATAGTCCGGTAGAACGAACCGCTGAAGCCACCACAAACCAAACAATAAACCAAGGAATCAATCGTGTAATACTAAAACCGGTGCCTTCTTTTTTCTGTCTTCTAACCTCTAAGAAAACATAGAACAAACAGATCGGAATAATAAAGGTAGCTCGGGTTAATTTTACTACGGTTGCGTAATCACCCGCCTCGGTACTATAACTATAAGCAGCCGCAACAACAGAGGAAGTGTCATTAATGGCTGTTCCTGCCCATAAGCCAAACCCCACATCGGACATATTTAAAAAATGACCAAAAAAGGGAAAGACTAACACCGCAACGACGTTAAACAAAAAAATGGTCGAGATAGCAAAAGCCGTCTCATGTTCTTCTGGCTTAATAATAGGAGCGACTGCCGCAATAGCTGAGCCACCACAAATAGCAGTACCGGCTCCGATCAGTGTGCGTAACTTATCAGGGACGCCTAACATCCGCCCTAATACCGCAGCCACGATAAATGCAGCAGCCATTGTGATTAACGTCACCCATAACGACTCTAGACCTGTCTGCACTACCTGATTTAGGCTCAGACCAAAACCTAAAGCAATAATGGACCACTGCAAAACTTTTTTCGACGAGAAAACGAGCCCAGGCTGAAACACCGGCATCATGCCCATCGTATTACGAATCATCAAACCCAACAAAATAGCAAATACAGGGCCACCCACAGTAGGTAACCAATTGCCTAACACCGTCGCCACTACGGCCAACCCAGCAGCTAAAACAATGCCTTGCCATAATGAAGGTTTACGTGGCGTATCCTTTTGCTGCTCCTTTGCTGACGTGACTTTCACGCCATCTGCACTGGCTGAAGAATGAACAGTAGTAGCACCCATAGTCAATCCTAATTATTATGATAGATACAGGTATTCTACGACAAAAAAATCAATTATCAAGCCAAAATGTCTCGATATTTGTTAAATACACCCATTGATCAAAAAAAACTGGGGCAAAAACCACTTGCACCCAGTCTTTATTGTAGTCCTAGTTGTCTTTTGCCTTAATAGCAAAATAGAACGAATTACGCTTTAGCCTCAATAAACTTTAGAGACATGAAGCCTTCTAGGGAGTCATCTTTAATCGCTAACCAAGGTTTAGGTAGTTCTGCAGCCATCGTGCCAGTAATCGTCGAACGGTACGATTTATTACGGAACTCCATAATGTTCTCTTTTTTATCAAGTAGCCATTGCTTTAATAGCTCTGCTTGTTTTTCGATAGGGAAATCAGGGTAATCCGTCGCATTAATTAAATCACGCACATAGCTGGCTTGGTAGTCAATACACTCGTTGGGTGTATGAAGCTGCTCTTGGCGCTGTAACCAAGACTGAATATCCTTGCCTCGGTCTTGGGCATCAGGCAATTGAATCTTACCCAAAATCACATCCCGCACATACCACGCCTGAGCATCAAACATATTAAAAGTGAAATACTGGTCTTGCATACCCAGATAAATCAACTTGGGATTATCTTGGAAAAACACACCCTTATACAGGTTATCCGGGTATAAACAGTTATGAGTCTGCAAGCGCAACTCATCAGGCAAGAATGGAAAGTGGAATAAATAGCCCGTACACATAATAATGGCATCATACGCCTTATGACTGCCATCATTAAAATAAGCCACATTCCCCTCTAAGTGCGTTAACAAGGGGCGCTCTTCAATGCCCTCGGGCCACTCAAAACCTAAAGGATTAGTTCTGTAACTAATCGTGACAGAATTGGCTCCGTATTTATAGCACTGGGTTCCGATGTCTTCGGCAGAGAAGCTTCCACCGACTAACAACACATCCTGCCCCTCGAACTCTAAGGCGTCACGGAAATCATGCGCATGCATCACGCGGCCAGGAAACTGCTCTAGCCCCTCGTAATAAGGCATATTAGGCGTAGAGAAATGACCTGTAGCTACCACTACATAATCAAACTCCTCAGACTCTTGATCTCCGGTTTTATGATTCATCACTGTTACAGTGAATTTTTCAGTTTGATCATCATAGGTCACCCAACGAGCAGGGCACTCAAAACGAATATAATTGAATATCGCACGCTTATCGATACGACCCATGATGTAGTCTTTTAAGACTTCACGGGGGGGATACGAAGGAATCGGACGATCAAAATGCTCATCAAAAGAATAGTCAGCAAACTCTAAGCACTCTTTAGGACCATTTGACCAAAGGTAACGATACATACTGCCATGTACCGGCTCACCATTACGGTCTAAACCCGTACGCCATGTGTAATTCCACATGCCACCAATATCATTTTGTTTTTCGTAACAAACGATTTCGGGTAGATTTTTTACACCGGCTCGATGCGCTGCCTCAAAGGCACGCAACTGAGCTAAACCACTTGGACCTGCACCTAAAATTGCTATTTTCTTTTGAGTCAAAACATATTCCTTATTCAATTAATAATAGTTGGCGTCTTTTTTTATCGTGTATTCACCTCGATCGCCAACATCGTATCGTCATCAAAAATGAGCTCAAAAACACATAAATCTGCTCATCTTTCGTTAATTATTATAACAGACATTAAAAATCGAACGTTTACCGCCCCCTATTTACGTCCTTTTCGCCTACTCACTCTCTACGCATATGTTCTATATCCTTGCCCAGCACAGCGCAATACATTGACAAGCTATGCATAGGCGATTTAGTACACTATCGCCAACAACAAGACACCTAACCTTAAAACCAGACCAAAGCAACAGGTAAAGCAAATGAAATAGCCCATCTTAGCTGGGCTATTTGTCATTTCTCTGTCACAATCGGTCTGTTTCTCATTTCATCAAAATCTATCTATTTATCATGGCAGACATCACCATTGATCGCGTAGTCAAACGCTACGGCCCAGTTACTGTGATTAACCAACTCTCCCTTAATATCAAACACGGAGAATTCTTTACACTATTGGGCCCAAGTGGATGTGGCAAAACGACGTTACTACGTATGATTGCTGGCTTTATCATTCCCGACGAAGGCCGCTTGTTGTTAGATCAGCAAGATATCACCCATCTACCGGCACATAAACGTGAAACCGGCATGGTTTTTCAGGATTACGCTCTCTTTCCCGATAAAACCGTCTTTGACAACGTCGCCTACGGATTACGTGTCCGCAAACAAAGTAACACTGAGATCAAGCGTAAAGTCACGCAAATTCTGGAGCGTGTTGAATTAAGCCATGTATTAGAGCGCTATCCAAATGAGCTATCAGGTGGTCAACGTCAGCGCGTGGCCTTAGCTCGAGCTCTCGTCATTGAGCCGCGCGTCCTACTGATGGATGAGCCTCTGTCAAACCTAGACGCAAAACTACGTATTCAAATGCGTCAAGTCATCCGTGAGCTACAGCAAGAGTCACAATTAACCGCTATTTTTGTGACACATGACCAAGATGAAGCACTTTCGATGTCAGATCGTATTGCGTTGCTACGTGGCGGAAAAATTGATCAGCTAGACACACCAGAAGGCTTATACGCGCGTCCTCGCTCAGCCTATGCCGCTGATTTTATTGGCGCAGCGAATTTAATTGATGTTTTGTCGACGACCCAAACCGAGCAAGGTACTCTTGTCCACATCGCAGATGGTCAAATTATCATTAATAGCCAAAATACAGGAACAAATCTACAACTGGCTGTACGTACCGAACAAGCACAAATCGTAGACCAAAAAGACACCAACACCATATCTGCACGCGTCCTGTCTCGTCAGTATCTTGGGATTAAGTCAATCTATACCTTAAGTCTCAATAATGGGGCCTTACTCAATGTAGACGTACCTTCAGCTGAAGATAGAAATCTACTCGTAGGTACCGAAGTCGCCCTACGGTTTAGCCCTGATTGTCGCTTGGTTGAGGTATAAACCATGTCCGTTGCATTATCTAAACCTCGTTTTTCGCCATGGCTAGTCCCCACTTTAGTCTGTATCACCATTTTGGTTTTTTGGGTCATCTGGCCTCTGGCTTCGCTATTTCATCAAAGCATCACTGACCCAGTCACCGGTGCCTTTAGCTTAAATGGCTTTGAACAATTTTTTGAAAACCCACGTTATGTGGAAGCCTTTTTCAACACCTTAAAGCTGGGTCTGATTTCTACTATAGGTACGCTATTAATCGGAGCCCCTTTAGCTTACGTGGTGTCTCGCTATGACTTTAAAGGCAAGAGCATTGTTGCGCTGTTGCCGTTAACCACGATTATTTTGCCCGATATTGTGGTGTCTCAAGCTTGGTTGATGCTGTTGGGCAATAACGGAATTATACGTATCGCCTTAGAAAACATAGGTATATCACTGCCGTCTTTTTACGGCTGGTTTGGGATGTCTTTTGTCCTCATCCTAAATGACTACACCTATGTATATATTGGTATGTTAGCCGCCTTAAAAGCGATAGACGGTACGCTTGAAGAAGCGGCCACCAATCTCGGGGCCAGCACCTTTAAACGCACCTTAACAGTCACCTTACCCGTTTTAGTCCCTGCCTTACTTATCAATGCCATGATCGTATTTACTTTGGCCGTTGATAACTTTTCAATTCCCATGATCTTAGGTGGTCGAATTGACGTTCTATCCTCATTAACCTACACCACTTTCTTATCAGAAATGGGCGGCAATCCCACCATGCAAGGCGTATTAGCCACCGTGTCCGTGGTGCTTGTCGGTTGCGTATTATTTATTCAAAAGCGCGTGGTAGAGCGTAAAACCTATCACATGCAACAAGGCCGAGCCCCTATTCCAGTTAAAGCGAGCGGCCTAAGCGGCATGCTGATTACGGCTGGAACTATTTTCTTTGTCATTTGCTCACTCATACCGGCTGCCATCGTCTTTTTAGGTGCCTTCACCAAAGCTCGTGGCCCTGTCATGCAATACGGCACCTTTACCTTAGAAAATATGGAGCGTGCCTTACGCTATGCCCCTGAGCCAATATTAAACTCACTCATGCTCGCCAGTATCGCCACTGTAGCAGGCACCTGTTTTGCTATTATTTCTAGTTATCTGATTGTTAAAAAGCGCCTCTTTTCCGTCACCGTACTGGACTATATGGTCATGCTACCGCTGGCCATTTCCGGTACAGTTTTAGGTATTGCTCTCATTCAAACCTACAACAGTGGCATGATTATTTTGACAGGCACTTGGGTCATCATGGCTGGGGCCTATTTCGTACGTAAAGTCCCCTTTTCCATACGCTCGGCCTCCTCCTCGCTCTATAGCATTCCAGACTCCATAGAAGAAGCCTCTATTAACCTAGGGGTCTCCCCCATTAAAAGCTTCTTTAAAGTGGTCTTACCTTTAATGAAACCCGCCATCATTGGTGCCGCTATTTTAATGTGGGTAACCTCTCTGGCTGAAATATCTGCCTCTATTGTTCTGTACTATGGCGGCCTAGAAACCATGCCTATACAAATGTTCCGTCAGATTGATGCGGGATATTTAGCTAGGGCATCCTCGTATGGCGTGATCTTAATTGTCGTCATCCTTGTGCCCATTTACCTGGCGATTCGCTTTCTCAAGCTAGACCTTTTTTCTCAGCGCTAATTTTAAGGAAATATCACCATGACCTCCTCATCAGCACTTAAAACCACTCTAATTGCAGGCCTTTGTAGCACAGCAGCTATTGCTTTTAGCTCCTCTGCGCTGGCATCCAATGCCATTATTTACACCTCAAATAATGTACAAACGATTGATACTGCCGTCGAGATTAGTCGTAAAAAAGCCCCTAAACTCAATATTCAACAAGTTACCTCTGGTACCGGTGCCTTGATGAAACGCATCGAAGCCGAGGCCGAGTCACCATTAGGTGATGTGGTTTGGGGCGCTGGCTTTGGTACGATGGCCGCCTATCAGCAAAATTTTCAAGCCTATCAATCCAAAGACCTAGAGCACATCCCTGAGCAGTTCATTGGTAAAGATAACCTATGGGTCGGCTCCAATGCGCACGTTATGCTTGTCATGGTGAATGAAAAGCAGTTAAAAGGCGAAGCCGCACCAAAGAGCTGGCAAGACCTATTTGACGCCAAGTGGAAAGGCAAAATCATCATTGGTGACCCGGCTACATCAGGTAGTGCCTATGATCAAATTTATGGTATTTACCAGATTTATGGTCAAGATGGATTCAATCA
This Paenalcaligenes faecalis DNA region includes the following protein-coding sequences:
- a CDS encoding IclR family transcriptional regulator; amino-acid sequence: MSENQNLAIQGSIKIAGDTPTMRLFSLLELIASQDKQFSLQDLVDSTDLPKPTVHRMLQQLESSNMLTRDTDGRHYCVGGRLRRLAEDLLFNDTKYGARHAVLRALGNELGESCNLTGLSGNEVLYLDRVETEAPLRFYLRPGSKVPVHCSASGKVLLAQMTPAQRRRLLENVPFEIYTKNTIQTLDELEKEIEKVKEQGYAFDNEEFLPGLFCVAVLVPRANGSRSNMAVATQAPIMRMTAEKALASLPALQRAAQALMKIEAQLDENN
- the pta gene encoding phosphate acetyltransferase, with translation MKLLEQLIQSAKQAPSRIVVCEADDPRILQAAYDAHHQGIAKMILVGDKTRIEDTATQLQINLSDLVLEDPQLSSKADILCEALVKQRAHKGMTEDKARTALLDPLCFASMLVHCNYADGSVAGAVYSTADVVRSALQIIGKSPDADLVSSFFLMLLNQPHHPVQKGVIFSDCGLVINPSEEELAAIAIAATQSANILLQTEPRVAMLSFSTAGSANHPAVTKVTRAAQRVKAALPHLAIDEDVQFDAAIIPTIAAKKIKNSSVNGAANVFIFPNLEAGNIGYKIAERLGGAVAIGPLLQGLAKPANDLSRGCSTQDIFYVITVTSLQAQNRTDL
- a CDS encoding sulfite exporter TauE/SafE family protein; its protein translation is MTFVTVSLLLLVIALGTYFQTVTGFGLAMIVIGISSGAELTSVPFIATVVSLISLVNSAVALPKHLHHIDWRIANTTLLGIVPSSIIGVVLLNFLNTQATSILEFLLGAVIVYSGISFALRPKQRDTESSLKSFFIVGFISGLCGGLFGMPGPPVIFHLYRQPLAMPVIRNMLLLMFACTAFSRTFYEVITVGLSKDTLVISAIAVPCVAIVTLLAQRYPPPISATSMRRITFVTLVIIGLGLVIGSLKDLGFSF
- a CDS encoding YeiH family protein encodes the protein MGATTVHSSASADGVKVTSAKEQQKDTPRKPSLWQGIVLAAGLAVVATVLGNWLPTVGGPVFAILLGLMIRNTMGMMPVFQPGLVFSSKKVLQWSIIALGFGLSLNQVVQTGLESLWVTLITMAAAFIVAAVLGRMLGVPDKLRTLIGAGTAICGGSAIAAVAPIIKPEEHETAFAISTIFLFNVVAVLVFPFFGHFLNMSDVGFGLWAGTAINDTSSVVAAAYSYSTEAGDYATVVKLTRATFIIPICLFYVFLEVRRQKKEGTGFSITRLIPWFIVWFVVASAVRSTGLLPAELLSVLQFLAKFLMVLALAAIGLSSNMRVMAKAGWQPVVLGLGVWVAVTLTSLAVQQYSGAW
- a CDS encoding NAD(P)-binding domain-containing protein, translating into MTQKKIAILGAGPSGLAQLRAFEAAHRAGVKNLPEIVCYEKQNDIGGMWNYTWRTGLDRNGEPVHGSMYRYLWSNGPKECLEFADYSFDEHFDRPIPSYPPREVLKDYIMGRIDKRAIFNYIRFECPARWVTYDDQTEKFTVTVMNHKTGDQESEEFDYVVVATGHFSTPNMPYYEGLEQFPGRVMHAHDFRDALEFEGQDVLLVGGSFSAEDIGTQCYKYGANSVTISYRTNPLGFEWPEGIEERPLLTHLEGNVAYFNDGSHKAYDAIIMCTGYLFHFPFLPDELRLQTHNCLYPDNLYKGVFFQDNPKLIYLGMQDQYFTFNMFDAQAWYVRDVILGKIQLPDAQDRGKDIQSWLQRQEQLHTPNECIDYQASYVRDLINATDYPDFPIEKQAELLKQWLLDKKENIMEFRNKSYRSTITGTMAAELPKPWLAIKDDSLEGFMSLKFIEAKA
- a CDS encoding ABC transporter ATP-binding protein, yielding MADITIDRVVKRYGPVTVINQLSLNIKHGEFFTLLGPSGCGKTTLLRMIAGFIIPDEGRLLLDQQDITHLPAHKRETGMVFQDYALFPDKTVFDNVAYGLRVRKQSNTEIKRKVTQILERVELSHVLERYPNELSGGQRQRVALARALVIEPRVLLMDEPLSNLDAKLRIQMRQVIRELQQESQLTAIFVTHDQDEALSMSDRIALLRGGKIDQLDTPEGLYARPRSAYAADFIGAANLIDVLSTTQTEQGTLVHIADGQIIINSQNTGTNLQLAVRTEQAQIVDQKDTNTISARVLSRQYLGIKSIYTLSLNNGALLNVDVPSAEDRNLLVGTEVALRFSPDCRLVEV
- a CDS encoding ABC transporter permease, with amino-acid sequence MSVALSKPRFSPWLVPTLVCITILVFWVIWPLASLFHQSITDPVTGAFSLNGFEQFFENPRYVEAFFNTLKLGLISTIGTLLIGAPLAYVVSRYDFKGKSIVALLPLTTIILPDIVVSQAWLMLLGNNGIIRIALENIGISLPSFYGWFGMSFVLILNDYTYVYIGMLAALKAIDGTLEEAATNLGASTFKRTLTVTLPVLVPALLINAMIVFTLAVDNFSIPMILGGRIDVLSSLTYTTFLSEMGGNPTMQGVLATVSVVLVGCVLFIQKRVVERKTYHMQQGRAPIPVKASGLSGMLITAGTIFFVICSLIPAAIVFLGAFTKARGPVMQYGTFTLENMERALRYAPEPILNSLMLASIATVAGTCFAIISSYLIVKKRLFSVTVLDYMVMLPLAISGTVLGIALIQTYNSGMIILTGTWVIMAGAYFVRKVPFSIRSASSSLYSIPDSIEEASINLGVSPIKSFFKVVLPLMKPAIIGAAILMWVTSLAEISASIVLYYGGLETMPIQMFRQIDAGYLARASSYGVILIVVILVPIYLAIRFLKLDLFSQR
- a CDS encoding extracellular solute-binding protein codes for the protein MTSSSALKTTLIAGLCSTAAIAFSSSALASNAIIYTSNNVQTIDTAVEISRKKAPKLNIQQVTSGTGALMKRIEAEAESPLGDVVWGAGFGTMAAYQQNFQAYQSKDLEHIPEQFIGKDNLWVGSNAHVMLVMVNEKQLKGEAAPKSWQDLFDAKWKGKIIIGDPATSGSAYDQIYGIYQIYGQDGFNQLAANVDVSRSSGQVYKSVANGEYPIGITMEYAAYSYVAGGQRDIKLVYPEDGSFVAPEALAIIKNPKNGTEVAQELYDVLLSKEVQEAELVENFRRPTRSDINVAELTELPNLDQIKVVDVDPMKAAAEYQSVVAAWQDALRAAGK